The Setaria italica strain Yugu1 chromosome IX, Setaria_italica_v2.0, whole genome shotgun sequence genome has a window encoding:
- the LOC101765520 gene encoding probable WRKY transcription factor 14, which translates to MDMEAPVVAGTAQGDLADVVARAGAIMAAAPPSTSHPRRPPPPSSLAAADHMSSSAAAMAAGQIMVPSYDEEPRPACSDAVMFDPYLPSSPATAPPRGGHWLPPQHQLALQISQHACYARDVAMAGAATDVDGDEAMRISPAAHQIMKRKNEVKRVVCIPALPPTSSRPGGGEVIPSDLWAWRKYGQKPIKGSPYPRGYYRCSSSKGCMARKQVERSRSDPNMLVITYTAEHNHPWPMQRNVLAGYSRPHTHTSTNCKKKNSYRDVGPITPSPSPPSKNNANYYSEHNAVSSGNNLECQQTTDMMEANAAGYVAYTIGALDDDEDVAMHQPMSCNSIQTADEVFAELEELEPSNPASANIYSRGVSYEWHKF; encoded by the exons ATGGACATGGAGgcgcccgtcgtcgccggcaCTGCTCAAGGCGACCTCGCCGACGTCGTCGCCCGTGCAGGTGCAATAATGGCCGCAGCGCCGCCTTCAACGAGTCACCCCCGGCGGCCACCCCCTCCCTCATCTCTTGCTGCAGCAGATCACATGTCGTCGTCTGCTGCTGCAATGGCCGCCGGCCAGATCATGGTCCCTTCTTACGACGAGGAGCCACGGCCTGCTTGCAGCGACGCGGTCATGTTCGATCCGTACCTGCCGTCGTCGCCTGCGACGGCGCCACCGCGCGGCGGGCACTGGCTGCCGCCGCAGCATCAGCTGGCGCTCCAGATCTCCCAGCACGCCTGCTACGCCCGCGACGTGGCGATGGCTGGTGCTGCCACCGATGTCGACGGAGACGAGGCCATGAGGATCTCTCCAGCTGCTCATCAAATCATGAAGAg AAAGAATGAGGTGAAGAGGGTGGTGTGTATTCCTGCCCTGCCGCCAACGAGCAGCCgaccaggaggaggagaggtgATTCCTTCTGATCTTTGGGCGTGGAGAAAATACGGCCAGAAACCCATCAAGGGCTCTCCTTACCCAAG AGGTTACTATAGGTGCAGCAGCTCCAAGGGATGTATGGCGAGGAAGCAAGTAGAGCGCAGCCGCAGTGACCCGAACATGCTCGTGATCACCTACACAGCAGAGCACAACCACCCTTGGCCAATGCAACGAAATGTGCTTGCTGGATACTCCCGCCCTCATACTCACACGTCCACCAActgcaagaagaagaacagctACAGGGACGTTGGTCCGATAACTCCATCGCCATCACCGCCATCGAAGAACAACGCCAACTATTACTCCGAGCATAATGCGGTCTCCAGTGGCAACAACCTCGAGTGCCAGCAGACGACAGACATGATGGAAGCTAATGCAGCTGGGTATGTTGCCTATACCATAGGTgctcttgatgatgatgaggatgttgCGATGCATCAGCCGATGAGTTGCAATAGCATCCAAACTGCAGATGAGGTTTTCGCGGAGCTGGAGGAATTGGAGCCTAGTAATCCTGCAAGTGCAAACATCTACTCTAGGGGAGTGAGTTACGAGTGGCACAAGTTCTAA
- the LOC101765929 gene encoding inactive poly [ADP-ribose] polymerase RCD1, translating to MEQRNVLALGKHVLKATDRKRKRETAQEHAEGNDAMVLSQHDPRKHLVRSDDRAQFKKSKVASCGIGGILESYWNFKRSGLPVRVLFYQHGDWSDFPEDVVNLAQREFQLKRPITTAVFQNKHILLDFIHMICVDYEMTINKPLAWVDDHGKDFFPDLSSGLYMSKPSQHEKGEAVERAGMSTSVAESSSSVSIGEVVSHGKRINNIAEDNLEAHNKLDEAIGENKSGPSVHLNEHSSGIIQTATGKRSNGPRVDSAVRNLLLQGLGHPFKEKDIIGIYRTPLLDQHGQVRSGLFQEEVEVAKSRRGNANVRYAWLPCSRGTMEEMMMRGALEIAKPQHGHTHGVGTCLAPANCSNSCARYSDFHEDGVIRMMLCRVIMGNVEVVLPGSKQFQPSNENFDSGVDDLQNPKHYIIWDANVHKQIYAEYAVIVKVPPTINEYLVSKDSMSNISEITSSGSTDNLTKGGPRLPVMAPSPVEQEAPKLGHAPRAPSSPWMPFSMLFAAISTKVPRSDMDLVIRYYEEFKRKKISRSDLVIRMRQIVGDQILVSTVMRLQQKFPPMAAAGLPRALGRRE from the exons ATGGAACAGAGGAACGTACTGGCATTGGGTAAACATGTGCTCAAAGCTACTGATCGCAAGCGAAAGCGTGAAACTGCTCAGGAGCACGCTGAGGGCAATGATGCGATGGTGTTGTCTCAGCATGATCCAAGGAAACACCTTGTGAGATCTGATGACAGAGCTCAATTTAAGAAGTCTAAAGTGGCTTCCTGTGGGATTGGAGGTATATTGGAGTCGTATTGGAACTTTAAGAGAAGTGGGCTGCCTGTGCGTGTGCTTTTCTACCAACACGGTGACTGGAGTGATTTTCCAGAGGATGTTGTCAATCTAGCACAACGTGAATTCCAATTGAAGAGGCCAATTACTACTGCAGTGTTCCAGAACAAGCACATCCTGTTGGATTTCATTCATATGATTTGCGTAGATTATGAGATGACCATAAACAAACCACTAGCATGGGTTGATGATCATGGCAAAGACttctttccagatttatcttcTGGATTGTACATGTCTAAACCATCTCAGCATGAGAAAGGTGAAGCTGTTGAGCGTGCTGGGATGTCTACAAGTGTAGCTGAAAGCTCAAGTTCAGTATCCATTGGTGAAGTAGTATCTCATGGTAAGAGGATCAACAATATTGCGGAGGACAACCTGGAAGCACATAATAAACTTGATGAAGCTATTGGTGAAAACAAATCAGGTCCTTCAGTCCATTTGAATGAACATTCTAGTGGAATCATACAAACTGCTACAGGCAAGCGAAGCAATGGTCCGCGTGTTGATTCAGCTGTGCGGAATTTGTTACTTCAAGGATTAGGCCACCCttttaaagaaaaagatattATTGGTATCTACAGAACACCACTGCTAGATCAGCATGGGCAAGTTCGTTCTGGTCTTTTCCAGGAGGAGGTAGAAGTGGCCAAAAGTCGTCGTGGGAACGCAAATGTGCGTTATGCTTGGCTTCCTTGCTCGAGAGGTACTATGGAGGAGATGATGATGCGAGGTGCTCTGGAAATTGCTAAACCGCAGCATGGCCACACGCATGGTGTTGGAACTTGTCTTGCTCCAGCAAACTGCTCAAATTCATG TGCCCGCTATTCAGATTTTCATGAAGATGGCGTCATCAGAATGATGTTGTGCCGTGTAATAATGGGTAATGTTGAGGTTGTTTTGCCTGGATCAAAGCAATTCCAGCCAAGCAATGAAAATTTTGATAGTGGCGTGGATGATCTTCAAAATCCTAAGCATTATATCATATGGGATGCTAATGTGCATAAACAGATATATGCTGAATATGCTGTTATTGTCAAAGTACCTCCCACGATCAATG AATACTTAGTCTCGAAGGATAGCATGTCCAACATATCTGAGATCACAAGTTCTGGTTCTACAGACAATCTAACAAAG GGGGGACCTAGGTTGCCAGTCATGGCGCCTTCACCTGTTGAACAAGAAGCACCTAAGTTGGGACATGCTCCAAGGGCTCCCTCCTCACCATGGATGCCCTTTTCGATGCTTTTTGCTGCCATTTCCACAAAAGTGCCTCGTTCCGACATGGATTTGGTCATCAGATACTATGAAGAATTTAAG AGGAAAAAGATAAGCAGGAGCGACTTGGTGATACGGATGAGGCAAATAGTTGGTGACCAGATACTGGTTTCTACAGTAATGAGGCTTCAGCAGAAG TTTCCACCGATGGCAGCAGCTGGGCTACCAAGAGCACTCGGAAGGAGGGAGTGA